One Sphaerisporangium krabiense DNA segment encodes these proteins:
- a CDS encoding (Fe-S)-binding protein, whose product MDPELIKDCVHCGFCLPTCPTYELWGEEMDSPRGRIHLMKQHVEGTALTPEMAGHFDACLGCMACVTACPSGVRYDVLIEQTRAEVEREHRRRWDDRAFRALVFRLFPYPRRLRALRLPLRLTERLRPRLSPLLERLDPRLAAMATLAPPIPRRVRIPGVVAARGERRAVVGMLTGCVQSEFFPSVNAATARVLALEGCEVVVPPGQGCCGALSVHSGRPEEAARFARRTIATFERAGVTTVVVNAAGCGSSTKEYAELLADDPAWAERARALRFVDLAEYLAELGPLAERHPLPIMVAYHDACHLAHAQGVRAEPRALLAAIPGLRLREIPDAAICCGSAGTYNLFQPEAARELGDKKAGHVLGVGADLLVSANPGCTMQIASAARRRGESLRVAHTAEVLDASLRALPASSLGSP is encoded by the coding sequence GTGGACCCCGAACTGATCAAGGACTGTGTGCACTGCGGGTTCTGCCTGCCCACCTGTCCCACCTACGAGCTCTGGGGCGAGGAGATGGACTCCCCGCGCGGGCGCATCCATCTGATGAAGCAGCACGTCGAGGGCACCGCCCTCACGCCCGAGATGGCCGGGCACTTCGACGCCTGCCTGGGCTGCATGGCGTGCGTCACCGCCTGCCCGTCCGGGGTGCGCTACGACGTGCTGATCGAGCAGACCCGCGCCGAGGTCGAGCGGGAGCACCGCCGCCGCTGGGACGACCGCGCGTTCCGCGCCCTGGTGTTCCGGCTGTTCCCCTACCCTCGGCGGCTGCGGGCGCTGCGCCTGCCGCTGCGGCTCACCGAACGGCTGCGGCCGCGCCTGAGCCCGCTGCTCGAACGCCTGGACCCCCGCCTGGCCGCCATGGCCACGCTGGCTCCCCCGATCCCCCGCCGCGTGCGGATCCCGGGCGTGGTGGCGGCGCGGGGCGAGCGGCGGGCGGTGGTCGGCATGCTCACCGGCTGCGTGCAGTCGGAGTTCTTCCCCTCGGTCAACGCCGCCACCGCGCGGGTGCTGGCGCTGGAGGGGTGCGAGGTGGTCGTCCCGCCCGGCCAGGGGTGCTGCGGGGCGCTGTCGGTCCACTCCGGGCGCCCGGAGGAGGCCGCGCGGTTCGCCCGGCGCACGATCGCCACGTTCGAGCGGGCCGGCGTGACCACCGTGGTCGTGAACGCGGCCGGGTGCGGGTCGAGCACCAAGGAGTACGCCGAGCTGCTCGCGGACGACCCGGCCTGGGCCGAGCGGGCGCGCGCGCTGCGCTTCGTGGACCTGGCCGAGTACCTGGCCGAGCTCGGCCCGCTGGCCGAGCGGCATCCCCTGCCGATCATGGTCGCCTACCACGACGCCTGCCACCTCGCGCACGCCCAGGGGGTGCGGGCCGAACCCCGGGCGCTGCTGGCGGCCATTCCCGGGCTGCGGCTCAGGGAGATCCCGGACGCCGCGATCTGCTGCGGGTCGGCGGGCACCTACAACCTCTTCCAGCCCGAGGCCGCCCGCGAGCTCGGCGACAAGAAGGCCGGGCACGTGCTGGGCGTCGGCGCCGACCTTCTCGTCTCGGCCAATCCCGGCTGTACGATGCAGATCGCCTCGGCCGCGCGCAGGCGGGGCGAGAGCCTGCGCGTCGCCCACACCGCCGAGGTCCTCGACGCCTCGCTCCGCGCCCTGCCCGCGTCGTCCCTGGGCAGCCCGTGA
- a CDS encoding FAD-binding oxidoreductase, whose product MTPGEALVTTGVAVRPAEPGDEVAGVAPRWVATPESTGEAALVMRAAADHGLAVTPVGGGTKLSWGHAPARCDLVLDTRRMARVLEHEAGDLVARVQAGITADALAAALGAAGQRLALDFTAGGSTVGGALATAAAGPGRLRYGTARDLLIGVTVVLADGTVARAGGKVVKNVAGYDLGKLFTGSLGTLGLITEATFRLHPLPAARAWITATSPGIGILTSVARLAASPLEPSAIELDRPGVRGPVTVAALVEGVAAGERAEAAAALLGDTARISADPPAWWGQLPGERTAGYLMELRVPPASAVNALAAAERAAGAAELDARIRGSAATCVLYAALPADTPPGAAEIFVTSLRTELSAGGGRLVVWTAPPEAVRIDRFGPVGSAALMRRVKERFDPEGRMSPGRLTGGTARAGA is encoded by the coding sequence GTGACGCCCGGCGAGGCGCTGGTGACCACCGGCGTCGCCGTCCGCCCCGCCGAGCCCGGCGACGAGGTCGCCGGGGTGGCGCCGCGCTGGGTGGCCACGCCCGAGTCCACCGGCGAGGCCGCGCTGGTGATGCGCGCGGCGGCCGATCACGGCCTGGCCGTCACCCCGGTGGGCGGCGGCACCAAGCTGTCCTGGGGCCACGCCCCGGCCCGCTGCGACCTCGTCCTGGACACCCGGCGCATGGCCCGCGTGCTGGAACACGAGGCCGGCGACCTGGTCGCGCGCGTCCAGGCCGGGATCACCGCCGACGCCCTGGCCGCGGCGCTCGGCGCGGCGGGCCAGCGGCTCGCCCTGGACTTCACCGCGGGCGGCTCGACCGTCGGCGGCGCGCTGGCCACCGCCGCGGCCGGGCCTGGCCGCCTGCGGTACGGCACCGCGCGGGACCTGCTGATCGGCGTCACCGTCGTGCTCGCCGACGGCACCGTCGCGCGGGCGGGCGGCAAGGTCGTCAAGAACGTCGCCGGCTACGACCTCGGCAAGCTGTTCACAGGCTCGCTGGGCACGCTCGGGCTGATCACCGAGGCCACCTTCCGGCTCCACCCGCTCCCCGCCGCCCGCGCCTGGATCACGGCGACCTCCCCCGGCATCGGCATCCTGACGTCCGTCGCCCGGCTCGCCGCGTCGCCGCTGGAGCCGAGCGCGATCGAACTGGACAGGCCCGGCGTCCGGGGGCCGGTCACCGTGGCCGCGCTCGTCGAGGGCGTCGCCGCGGGCGAGCGCGCCGAGGCCGCCGCCGCGCTGCTCGGGGACACCGCGCGGATCTCGGCGGACCCTCCGGCCTGGTGGGGACAGCTGCCCGGCGAGCGAACGGCGGGCTATCTGATGGAGCTGCGCGTCCCGCCCGCGTCGGCCGTGAACGCGCTGGCCGCCGCCGAGCGCGCGGCCGGCGCGGCGGAGCTGGACGCCCGGATCCGCGGATCGGCGGCCACGTGCGTCCTGTACGCCGCGCTGCCCGCGGACACGCCGCCCGGCGCGGCGGAGATCTTCGTGACGTCCCTGCGTACGGAGCTGTCCGCCGGCGGCGGCAGACTGGTGGTGTGGACCGCGCCCCCGGAGGCGGTCCGGATCGACCGTTTCGGCCCTGTGGGGTCCGCCGCGCTCATGCGGCGCGTCAAGGAGCGCTTCGACCCCGAGGGGCGCATGTCCCCTGGACGACTGACCGGCGGCACGGCGCGAGCGGGCGCGTGA
- a CDS encoding FAD-linked oxidase C-terminal domain-containing protein: MTTGPAALPGLTGRLLDLLGPGGVITDPVRLRTYECDGLTYHRATPGVVVLPETAEQVAAVVRACHETGTPFVARGSGTGLSGGALPRTDGVLVVTSRLRRILELDIPNRRAVVEPGVTNLAISEAARPYGYYYAPDPSSQQICTIGGNVAENSGGAHCLKHGFTVNHVLAVELVTPQGEIVELDAMDPGYDLLGAFIGSEGTLGIATKITVRLSREPESVTTLLAAFPDVESGGVAVSAIIGAGVLPSAIEMMDALAIEAAEAAVRCDYPAGAGAVLIVELDGPVAEVAHEFAQVERLCRESGAFAVRVADDPARRAAIWKGRKSAFAAVGRISPAYLVQDGVVPRTALPAVLAGIEELSARYGIRVANVFHAGDGNLHPLVLFDDAEEGAAERAETVSGEILDLCLRHGGSITGEHGVGVDKSRYMTKMFTEEELDTMQLVRCAFDPAGLSNPGKIFPTPRLCGEAPGVRKGVHPLVASGEADLF; the protein is encoded by the coding sequence ATGACCACCGGCCCCGCCGCCCTGCCCGGCCTGACCGGCCGCCTGCTGGACCTGCTCGGGCCCGGCGGGGTGATCACCGACCCGGTGCGGCTGCGCACCTACGAGTGCGACGGCCTCACCTACCACCGGGCCACGCCGGGCGTGGTGGTGCTGCCGGAGACCGCCGAGCAGGTCGCGGCGGTCGTCCGGGCGTGCCACGAGACCGGCACGCCGTTCGTCGCGCGCGGATCGGGCACCGGCCTGTCCGGCGGCGCCCTCCCGCGCACGGACGGCGTGCTCGTCGTGACCTCGCGCCTGCGCCGGATCCTGGAGCTGGACATCCCCAACCGGCGGGCCGTCGTGGAGCCCGGCGTCACCAACCTGGCGATCAGCGAGGCGGCCCGGCCGTACGGGTACTACTACGCGCCCGATCCGTCCAGCCAGCAGATCTGCACGATCGGGGGCAACGTCGCGGAGAACTCCGGCGGCGCGCACTGCCTGAAGCACGGCTTCACGGTCAACCACGTGCTCGCGGTCGAGCTGGTGACCCCGCAGGGCGAGATCGTCGAGCTGGACGCCATGGACCCCGGGTACGACCTGCTCGGCGCGTTCATCGGCTCGGAGGGCACGCTCGGCATCGCCACGAAGATCACCGTACGGCTGTCGCGCGAGCCGGAGAGCGTGACGACGCTGCTGGCCGCGTTCCCCGACGTGGAGTCCGGCGGGGTGGCGGTGTCGGCGATCATCGGCGCGGGCGTCCTGCCGTCGGCGATCGAGATGATGGACGCGCTGGCCATCGAGGCGGCCGAGGCCGCCGTGCGGTGCGACTACCCGGCCGGGGCCGGGGCCGTGCTGATCGTCGAGCTGGACGGCCCCGTGGCCGAGGTCGCCCACGAGTTCGCCCAGGTGGAGCGCCTGTGCCGCGAGAGCGGGGCGTTCGCGGTGCGGGTGGCCGACGACCCGGCGCGGCGCGCGGCGATCTGGAAGGGCCGCAAGTCGGCGTTCGCGGCCGTGGGTCGCATCAGCCCCGCCTACCTGGTGCAGGACGGCGTGGTGCCGAGGACGGCGCTGCCCGCGGTGCTGGCGGGCATCGAGGAGCTGTCGGCGCGGTACGGCATCCGCGTGGCCAACGTCTTCCACGCCGGGGACGGCAACCTGCACCCGCTGGTGCTGTTCGACGACGCGGAGGAGGGCGCGGCCGAGCGCGCCGAGACCGTGTCCGGGGAGATCCTGGACCTGTGCCTGCGGCACGGCGGGTCGATCACCGGGGAGCACGGGGTGGGCGTGGACAAGTCCCGATATATGACGAAGATGTTCACCGAGGAGGAGCTGGACACGATGCAGCTCGTCCGCTGCGCCTTCGACCCCGCCGGACTGTCCAACCCCGGCAAGATCTTCCCCACGCCCCGGCTGTGCGGGGAGGCCCCCGGGGTGCGCAAGGGCGTGCACCCCCTGGTGGCCTCCGGAGAGGCGGACCTGTTCTGA
- the aceB gene encoding malate synthase A has protein sequence MAMDGVEITGPRLDRFDEILSPEALTFVATLQREFDGRRRELLEARQARQAELSAGGTLDFLPETKAIREDETWRVAPPAPGLVDRRVEITGPVDRKMTVNALNSGAKVWLADFEDANSPLWENVVNGQLNLRDALDRTIDFETGGKRYALRPDDELATVVVRPRGWHLTEKHVLVDGAPFSASLFDFGLYFFHCARRQLDKGRGPYFYLPKMESHLEARLWNDVFTRAQELLGVPYGTIRATVLIETYPAAFEMEEILYELRDHSAGLNAGRWDYLFSVIKKFRTRGREFLLPERNAVTMTAPFMRAYTELLVRTCHRRGAHAIGGMAAFIPSRRDPEVNKVALEKVRADKTRESGDGFDGSWVAHPDLVPICREVFDSVLGAEPNQLRRLREDVSVSAGELLAVAETPGEITEAGLRNNVDVALRYLAAWMGGSGAVGIHNLMEDAATAEISRSQIWQWIHNGIELADTGEVVTREMAERVIAEELARIGEEPGFDETLYRQAAELFREVALDDDFAEFLTLPAYARMP, from the coding sequence ATGGCCATGGACGGCGTTGAGATCACCGGCCCTCGGCTGGACCGCTTCGACGAGATCCTCTCCCCCGAGGCCCTGACCTTCGTCGCCACCCTGCAGCGCGAGTTCGACGGCCGGCGCCGCGAGCTGCTGGAGGCGCGGCAGGCACGCCAGGCCGAGCTGTCCGCGGGCGGCACCCTGGACTTCCTGCCCGAGACCAAGGCGATCCGCGAGGACGAGACCTGGCGCGTGGCGCCGCCCGCCCCCGGCCTGGTGGACCGCCGCGTCGAGATCACCGGCCCGGTCGACCGCAAGATGACCGTCAACGCGCTCAACTCCGGGGCCAAGGTCTGGCTCGCCGACTTCGAGGACGCCAACTCCCCGCTGTGGGAGAACGTCGTCAACGGCCAGCTCAACCTGCGCGACGCCCTCGACCGCACGATCGACTTCGAGACCGGCGGCAAGCGGTACGCGCTGCGCCCCGACGACGAGCTGGCCACCGTCGTGGTCCGCCCCCGGGGCTGGCACCTCACCGAGAAGCACGTCCTGGTGGACGGCGCGCCGTTCTCGGCCTCGCTGTTCGACTTCGGGCTCTACTTCTTCCACTGCGCCCGGCGGCAGCTCGACAAGGGCCGCGGGCCGTACTTCTACCTGCCCAAGATGGAGTCCCACCTGGAGGCCCGCCTCTGGAACGACGTGTTCACCCGCGCGCAGGAGCTGCTCGGGGTGCCGTACGGGACGATCAGGGCGACCGTGCTGATCGAGACCTACCCCGCCGCGTTCGAGATGGAGGAGATCCTCTACGAGCTGCGCGACCACTCCGCGGGCCTCAACGCCGGCCGCTGGGACTACCTGTTCAGCGTCATCAAGAAGTTCCGCACGCGGGGCAGGGAGTTCCTGCTGCCCGAGCGCAACGCGGTGACCATGACCGCCCCCTTCATGCGCGCCTACACCGAACTGCTGGTCCGCACCTGCCACCGGCGCGGGGCGCACGCGATCGGCGGCATGGCGGCGTTCATCCCCTCCCGCCGCGACCCCGAGGTCAACAAGGTGGCGCTGGAGAAGGTGCGGGCCGACAAGACGCGCGAGTCGGGCGACGGCTTCGACGGCTCGTGGGTGGCCCACCCCGACCTGGTGCCGATCTGCCGCGAGGTGTTCGACTCGGTGCTCGGCGCGGAGCCCAACCAGCTCCGGCGGCTCCGCGAGGACGTCTCGGTGTCGGCGGGCGAGCTGCTGGCGGTCGCCGAGACGCCGGGCGAGATCACCGAGGCGGGCCTGCGCAACAACGTGGACGTGGCCCTGCGCTACCTGGCCGCGTGGATGGGCGGCAGCGGCGCGGTCGGCATCCACAACCTCATGGAGGACGCCGCCACCGCGGAGATCTCGCGCTCGCAGATCTGGCAGTGGATCCACAACGGCATCGAACTGGCCGACACCGGCGAGGTCGTCACCCGCGAGATGGCCGAGCGCGTCATCGCCGAGGAGCTCGCCAGGATCGGCGAGGAGCCCGGGTTCGACGAGACCCTGTACCGGCAGGCCGCCGAGCTGTTCCGGGAGGTCGCGCTGGACGACGACTTCGCCGAGTTCCTGACCCTGCCCGCCTACGCCCGCATGCCATGA
- a CDS encoding DUF4097 family beta strand repeat-containing protein, with amino-acid sequence MTTTFSSDSSGFSGSAGSASGRRPRGLRGRARPVMAAGVVLGAGLLLSACGLENIAGPTQQATESYDVTGRIGLLRVDSGSGDIVVTESARTGVRVTETLHWRSEKPKTAHPMDGDTLKLGYSCQNGGWSCGVDYQVEVPRGLNVKLEAGSGDITLRALSGRVDARTGSGEVDARGLGTTYAEADSGSGDVELRFTGVPEYVRIESGSGDGIVHVPQNSYHVSLTTGSGDHALQVTNDPASPRRIVVRSGSGDAKVLKA; translated from the coding sequence ATGACGACGACGTTCTCCTCCGACTCCTCTGGGTTCTCCGGCTCCGCCGGTTCCGCTTCCGGACGGAGGCCGCGCGGCCTGCGGGGGCGCGCGCGGCCGGTGATGGCCGCCGGGGTGGTGCTCGGCGCGGGACTGCTGCTCAGCGCCTGCGGCCTGGAGAACATCGCCGGGCCCACCCAGCAGGCGACCGAGAGCTACGACGTGACCGGCCGGATCGGCCTGCTGCGCGTCGACAGCGGCTCGGGCGACATCGTGGTGACCGAGTCCGCGCGCACGGGGGTGCGCGTCACCGAGACGCTGCACTGGAGGAGCGAGAAGCCGAAGACCGCCCACCCGATGGACGGCGACACGCTCAAGCTCGGCTACAGCTGCCAGAACGGCGGCTGGAGTTGCGGGGTCGACTACCAGGTCGAGGTCCCGCGCGGGCTCAACGTGAAGCTGGAGGCCGGGTCGGGCGACATCACCCTGCGCGCCCTGTCCGGCCGGGTCGACGCCAGGACCGGGTCCGGCGAGGTCGACGCGCGCGGGCTCGGCACCACCTACGCGGAGGCCGACAGCGGGTCCGGCGACGTGGAGCTGCGTTTCACCGGCGTGCCGGAGTACGTGAGGATCGAGTCCGGCTCGGGGGACGGGATCGTGCACGTGCCGCAGAACAGCTACCACGTGAGCCTCACCACCGGGTCCGGCGACCACGCCTTGCAGGTCACCAACGACCCGGCGTCGCCGCGCAGGATCGTGGTGCGGTCGGGGTCCGGCGACGCCAAGGTGCTCAAGGCCTGA
- the hflX gene encoding GTPase HflX, whose amino-acid sequence MSNESYEHLAAGDYDLEDRQALRRVAGLSTELEDVTEVEYRRLRLERVVLVGVWTTGTVVDAENSLQELRLLAETAGSQVLEGLIQRRQRPDSATYIGSGKAAELRDIVVSSGADTVICDGELTPGQLRQLEEVVKVKVIDRTALILDIFAQHAKSREGKAQVELAQLSYLLPRLRGWGGNLSRQVGGRAAGGVGIGGRGPGETKIELDRRRIRERMAKLRRQIGGMSTARETMRSRRARREVPAVAIAGYTNAGKSSLLNRLTGAGVLVEDALFATLDPTVRRARTPDGRLFTIADTVGFVRHLPHQLVEAFRSTLEEVADADLILHVVDGSHPDPESQLAAVREVLADLDGVGHIPEIVVVNKADAADPVVLARLATRERHSVVVSARTGKGIDELLAVIERELPRLDHEVHMLVPYDRGDLISRAHKEGEVLSIDHTADGTVLRARVPAGLYSELDRTGKPVETVV is encoded by the coding sequence ATGTCCAACGAGTCCTACGAACACCTCGCCGCCGGCGACTACGACCTTGAGGACCGGCAGGCGCTCCGGCGGGTCGCCGGGCTGTCCACCGAGCTGGAGGACGTCACCGAGGTCGAGTACCGCCGGCTCCGCCTGGAGCGGGTGGTCCTGGTCGGGGTGTGGACCACCGGCACCGTCGTCGACGCGGAGAACTCCCTGCAGGAGCTGAGGCTTCTGGCCGAGACCGCGGGATCGCAGGTCCTGGAGGGCCTGATCCAGCGGCGCCAGCGCCCCGACTCCGCCACCTACATCGGATCCGGCAAGGCCGCCGAGCTGCGCGACATCGTCGTCTCCAGCGGCGCCGACACCGTGATCTGCGACGGCGAGCTCACGCCCGGCCAGCTACGGCAGCTCGAAGAGGTCGTCAAGGTCAAGGTCATCGACCGCACCGCCCTGATCCTCGACATCTTCGCCCAGCACGCCAAGAGCCGCGAGGGCAAGGCGCAGGTCGAGCTGGCCCAGCTCAGCTACCTGCTGCCGCGCCTGCGCGGCTGGGGTGGCAACCTGTCCCGCCAGGTCGGCGGCCGCGCCGCGGGCGGCGTGGGCATCGGAGGCCGCGGCCCCGGTGAGACGAAGATCGAGCTGGACCGTCGCCGCATCCGCGAGCGCATGGCCAAGCTGCGCAGGCAGATCGGCGGCATGTCCACCGCCCGCGAGACCATGCGCTCGCGCAGGGCGCGGCGCGAGGTCCCGGCCGTGGCCATCGCCGGCTACACCAACGCCGGCAAGTCCTCGCTGCTGAACCGCCTCACGGGGGCCGGAGTCCTGGTGGAGGACGCCCTGTTCGCCACCCTCGACCCGACCGTGCGCCGGGCCCGCACGCCGGACGGCAGGCTGTTCACGATCGCCGACACCGTCGGCTTCGTCCGCCACCTGCCGCACCAGCTGGTGGAGGCCTTCCGCTCCACGCTGGAGGAGGTCGCCGACGCCGACCTGATCCTGCACGTCGTGGACGGCTCGCACCCGGACCCCGAGTCCCAGCTCGCCGCCGTCCGCGAGGTCCTGGCCGACCTCGACGGCGTGGGCCACATCCCCGAGATCGTGGTGGTCAACAAGGCCGACGCCGCCGACCCGGTGGTGCTGGCCCGCCTGGCCACCCGCGAGCGGCACAGCGTGGTCGTGTCCGCGCGCACCGGGAAGGGCATCGACGAGCTGCTCGCCGTGATCGAGCGGGAGCTGCCGCGCCTGGACCACGAGGTCCACATGCTCGTGCCGTACGACCGGGGCGATCTGATCTCCCGGGCACACAAGGAGGGCGAGGTGCTGTCGATCGACCACACCGCCGACGGCACGGTGCTGCGGGCCCGGGTTCCGGCCGGTCTCTATTCCGAGCTCGACCGCACGGGCAAGCCCGTCGAGACCGTCGTCTGA
- a CDS encoding fused response regulator/phosphatase, protein MTEKPGTILVVDDTPTKRYILGSWLRRAGHDVVEATCGEEALRLVRAISPDSVILDVRLPDIDGYEVCERIKADPLTTAIPVIQISAHAIAVTDRAHGLYRGADAYMAEPIEPEEFIATVQAALRYYRARQRAERMAKRLSELTNVTLQMSASTTFDKLLRVAVEGASQILDRRAGALAVALDGRVRRYAAIEPGGMSRGLGAPDDSLDKVTAATLGTSAGTAEFTMARDEWLGIIPDTDVVSGITAVVSRTRSERPAVVLGVDRSEALDSDELDILKQLGQALALAVDALRAYAEEHMIALTLQRSFLPSHIPPTPGLELALRYEPATDNVEVGGDFYEVMRLGDRLLVGIGDVQGHSLHAATVMAELRHALRALVVEEQDLGRLMGRLNDVLRRYHPSMTATVCLLLIDVASGVVEVANAGHIPPIIVADGKAHYHDWGNLLIGAAPEEYRVDRLRLPGNGALLMFTDGLIEDRDVPLDQSLEVVRRIAESFDRDLEVFCDRLIAHFGAREDDVAVVALRRTG, encoded by the coding sequence CTGCGCAGGGCCGGGCATGACGTCGTGGAGGCGACCTGCGGCGAGGAGGCCCTGCGGCTGGTGCGGGCCATCTCGCCCGACTCGGTGATCCTCGATGTGCGGCTGCCCGACATCGACGGCTACGAGGTGTGCGAGCGGATCAAGGCCGACCCTCTCACCACGGCCATTCCGGTCATCCAGATATCGGCGCACGCCATCGCGGTGACCGATCGGGCGCACGGGCTCTACCGAGGCGCCGACGCCTACATGGCCGAGCCGATCGAGCCGGAGGAGTTCATCGCGACCGTGCAGGCCGCGCTGCGCTACTACCGGGCGCGCCAGCGGGCCGAGCGCATGGCCAAGCGGCTCAGCGAGCTGACCAACGTCACGCTGCAGATGAGCGCGAGCACGACGTTCGACAAGCTGCTGCGGGTGGCGGTCGAGGGCGCCTCCCAGATCCTGGACCGCAGGGCAGGGGCGCTCGCCGTCGCCCTGGACGGCCGCGTGCGCCGCTACGCCGCGATCGAGCCGGGCGGCATGTCCAGAGGCCTCGGGGCCCCTGACGACAGCCTGGACAAGGTCACGGCGGCGACGCTGGGCACCTCGGCCGGCACGGCCGAGTTCACCATGGCGCGGGACGAGTGGCTGGGGATCATCCCCGACACCGACGTCGTCAGCGGCATCACCGCCGTCGTCTCGCGCACCCGGTCGGAACGCCCGGCGGTGGTGCTCGGCGTGGACCGCTCGGAGGCGCTGGACTCCGACGAGCTGGACATCCTCAAGCAGCTAGGCCAGGCGCTGGCGCTGGCCGTGGACGCGCTGCGCGCCTACGCCGAGGAGCACATGATCGCGCTCACCCTGCAGCGCAGCTTCCTGCCCTCCCACATCCCGCCCACGCCGGGGCTGGAGCTGGCGCTGCGCTACGAGCCCGCCACCGACAACGTGGAGGTGGGCGGGGACTTCTACGAGGTCATGCGCCTCGGCGACCGGCTGCTGGTGGGCATCGGCGACGTGCAGGGGCATTCGCTGCACGCGGCGACGGTGATGGCCGAGCTGCGGCACGCCCTGCGCGCCCTGGTGGTGGAGGAGCAGGATCTCGGGCGCCTCATGGGGCGGCTGAACGACGTGCTGCGCCGCTACCACCCCTCGATGACCGCGACGGTGTGCCTGCTGCTGATCGACGTGGCGAGCGGCGTGGTCGAGGTCGCCAACGCCGGGCACATCCCGCCGATCATCGTGGCCGACGGCAAGGCCCACTACCACGACTGGGGCAACCTGCTGATCGGCGCCGCCCCCGAGGAGTACCGGGTGGACCGGCTGCGACTCCCCGGGAACGGCGCCCTTCTCATGTTCACCGACGGCCTGATCGAGGACCGGGACGTGCCGCTCGACCAGAGCCTGGAGGTCGTGCGGCGCATCGCCGAGTCCTTCGACCGGGACCTGGAGGTGTTCTGCGACCGGCTGATCGCGCACTTCGGGGCCCGGGAGGACGACGTGGCCGTCGTCGCCCTCCGGCGTACCGGCTGA